The Aspergillus luchuensis IFO 4308 DNA, chromosome 7, nearly complete sequence genome has a segment encoding these proteins:
- a CDS encoding O-methyltransferase (COG:Q;~EggNog:ENOG410PMN1;~InterPro:IPR002935,IPR029063;~PFAM:PF03602,PF08241,PF01596,PF13578,PF13847;~antiSMASH:Cluster_7.5;~go_function: GO:0008171 - O-methyltransferase activity [Evidence IEA]) — protein sequence MMNSVLPFTVEQAAMATEYCQSFTDGISPGMQEAWEWTRDNFDDADKMSSLLQGATNKFLAQILQPKRILEIGSYSGFSALAWYEATTKQNAEIITLEIEQRMIDATKRTIERNNMQDRVRLLEGPAQDTLKTLQGSSFDIVFVDADKEGYEGYVRTVLDNKLLSPKGIIICDNVFSRGLAIDTNAGPHLRKDLVPYWIECGKAMRKLNEFCKNDSRIDSLVLPLYDGMSILKWKE from the exons ATGATGAACAGCGTTTTACCGTTTACT GTCGAGCAGGCAGCCATGGCAACAGAGTACTGCCAGAGCTTCACTGATGGGATCAGCCCAGGCATGCAAGAGGCCTGGGAATGGACGCGCGACAATTTTGACGATGCCGACAAGATGTCGTCGCTGCTTCAGGGCGCGACTAACAAATTTCTTGCCCAGATTTTGCAGCCAAAGAGAA TTTTGGAAATCGGCAGTTACTCTGGTTTCAGCGCCCTCGCGTGGTATGAGGCAACCACGAAGCAAAACGCTGAGATTATCACTCTCGAAATTGAGCAGCGCATGATTGATGCTACCAAACGAACTATCGAGCGCAACAACATGCAGGACCGCGTCCGCCTGCTCGAAGGACCTGCCCAAGACACGCTCAAGACCCTTCAGGGAAGCAGCTTCGACATTGTCTTTGTCGACGCCGACAAGGAAGGCTATGAGGGCTACGTCCGCACTGTCCTGGATAATAAGTTGTTGTCTCCCAAGGGTATCATCATCTGTGACAATg TCTTTTCTCGCGGTCTTGCCATTGACACCAACGCTGGCCCCCATCTCCGTAAGGATCTTGTCCCCTACTGGATCGAGTGCGGTAAGGCAATGCGCAAGCTCAACGAGTTCTGCAAGAACGACTCCCGCATTGACTCGCTCGTTTTGCCGCTGTACGATGGCATGTCGATTCTTAAGTGGAAGGAGTGA